A stretch of Aedes aegypti strain LVP_AGWG chromosome 2, AaegL5.0 Primary Assembly, whole genome shotgun sequence DNA encodes these proteins:
- the LOC5574797 gene encoding mitochondrial import inner membrane translocase subunit Tim10B isoform X2 produces the protein MDFELRNLKDFLTLYNQVTELCFKSCVDNLFGRELSGDEIRCTDNCVGKFSSVNQRLMQVYVGVQSDINQRRMVEFDAQQAKLLEAQKQSETAPIEPVKTDSGATTISTGGTESANTTVDSGKVETVAN, from the exons ATGGATTTTGAACTAAGAAAT CTGAAAGACTTCCTCACCCTCTACAACCAAGTGACGGAACTGTGCTTCAAGTCCTGCGTGGACAACCTGTTCGGGCGGGAACTGAGCGGAGACGAGATCCGATGCACCGACAACTGCGTCGGCAAGTTCTCCAGCGTCAACCAACGGCTGATGCAGGTCTACGTGGGCGTTCAGAGCGACATCAACCAGCGGAGAATGGTGGAATTCGATGCCCAGCAAGCGAAATTGTTGGAAGCGCAGAAACAGTCGGAAACGGCGCCAATTGAACCAGTCAAGACGGATTCCGGTGCGACGACGATATCGACTGGTGGAACCGAGTCTGCCAACACCACGGTGGACAGTGGGAAAGTTGAGACGGTAGCAAATTAA